One window of the Cryptomeria japonica chromosome 7, Sugi_1.0, whole genome shotgun sequence genome contains the following:
- the LOC131058568 gene encoding ATP synthase subunit beta, chloroplastic-like — MTSAYFLLEAGSTTAHDTVFGFFVPLGFEGAKSSKSNSSGEITLSRGTFAAASSVTNGRVESTVNVTSALTNGGTAVVVVVVIGIKVVYLLAPYRRGGKIGLFRGAGVGKTMLIMELINNIAKAHGGVSIFGGVGERTREGNDLYKEMKESRVINEQNILESKVALVYGQMNEPPGARMRVGLTALTMVEYFQDALLLLDLALVKALLRDKLLHSQCKM; from the exons ATGACTTCAGCATATTTTCTTTTAGAAGCTGGGTCTACTACTGCCCACGATACTGtctttggcttttttgttccctTGGGTTTTGAAGGagctaaaagttcaaagtcaaattcatctggAGAAATAACCT TATCTAGGGGAACATTTGCTGCTGCCTCTTCAGTTACAAATGGGAGGGTTGAAAGCACTGTGAatgtaacttcagcacttaccaatggaggaacCGCTGTGGTGGTGGTTGTAGTGATTG GCATTAAAGTAGTTTATCTTTTAGCTCCTTACCGTCGTGGGGGAAAAATTGGATTATTCAGGGGAGCTGGAGTGGGTAAAACAATGTTAATTATGGAATTAATCAACAACATTGCTAAGGCTCATGGAGGTGTTTCGATATTTGGTGGAGTAGGAGAACGTACTCGTGAAGGGAATGATCTTTACAAGGAAATGAAAGAATCAAGAGTCATTAATGAACAAAATATATTAGAATCAAAAGTAGCTTTGGTCTATGGTCAGATGAATGAACCACCAGGAGCTCGTATGAGAGTAGGTTTAACTGCTTTAACTATGGTTGAATATTTCCAAGAT gccttgcttctattGGACCTGGCATTGGTCAAGGCACTGTTGCGGGACAAGCTATTGCATTCCCAATGTAAGATGTAA